The following DNA comes from Palaemon carinicauda isolate YSFRI2023 chromosome 22, ASM3689809v2, whole genome shotgun sequence.
gacgtctttatGAACCTGCTGGATCTCCTCACGTTGACCCGTCGGGGTCtcatgacgatcaccctttgggctggcgtgattgtgagcctttgggctctcttCATGTTGATCTTGAGGGGTTCTCATGACAGCAAGAGTCCTTCAAGACTCCGTCGCTCTGATCCTTCGGGGTCACGCGGCTCATAatcttcgggtttcagttacgctgaacccttgggctctcgtagctCTAGTCACGCTAAAACCTCAATGTTTCGTGActgagaaacttcggtttctcgttgtgctgacccttcggggtctcgcaacacaggctacgttaggcctttggtcaCTCGTGCCCTTAGTCACGTTGACCATTCGGGGTCTCCggacagagaaacttcggtttctcgttgtgcTGACCCTTCGGAGtctcgcaacacagttcacgccgAGTCTCGGGTTCTCGTGATCGCAGTCATTTCTTATACGATAAGAGAGTTTGCGGATTCTCATTGTGTTGATCGATTGCGCTCGCGCAACACGGGCTATCGTGAACCGTTCGGGTGAGCGTAGCTGTGAGTACTCTCATTTCACTGAGAGCTCTTGCATGCACGACCAAGTTGGCACGCACGACCAAGTTGGAGCGCAcaaccaagttggcgcgcacggccGACTCGGCGCGCACGGCCGACTCGGCGCGCACGGCCGACTCGGCGCGCACGGCCGACTCGGCGCGCACGGCCGACTCGGCGCGCACGGCCGACTCGGCGCGCACGGCCGACTCGGGCGCGCACGGCCGACTCGGGCGCGCACGGCCGACTCGGGCGCGCACGGCCGACTCGGGCGCGCACGGCCGACTCGGGCGCGCACGGCCGACTCGGGCGCGCACGGCCGACTCGGGCGCGCACGGCCGACTCGGGCGCGCACGGCCGACTCGGGCGCGCACGGCCGACTCGGGCGCGCACGGCCGACTCGGGCGCGCACGGCCGACTCGGGCGCGCACGGCCGACTCGGGCGCGCACGGCCGACTCGGGCGCGCACGGCCGACTCGGGCGCGCACGGCCGACTCGGGCGCGCACGGCCGACTCGGGCGCGCACGGCCGACTCGGGCGCGCAC
Coding sequences within:
- the LOC137615831 gene encoding uncharacterized protein, which encodes MLPARLAPRAQFSRLIVGWDGGRRLAGCRQVTGCRRTSPVGISPDRIVAGCSSAPSRPCAPSRPCAAESAVRARVGRARPSRPCAPESAVRARVGRARPSRPCAPESAVRARVGRARPSRPCAPESAVRARVGRARPSRPCAPESAVRARVGRARPSRPCAPESAVRARVGRARPSRPCAPESAVRARVGRARPSRPCAPESAVRAESAVRAESAVRAESAVRAESAVRAESAVRAESAVRANLVVRSNLVVRANLVVHARALSEMRVLTATLTRTVHDSPCCASAIDQHNENPQTLLSYKK